The Anaerosoma tenue genome has a window encoding:
- the hisS gene encoding histidine--tRNA ligase, producing MNAQAPKGTADMLPAVARAWEHMQRVAQELFARYGYEPVYTPLFEHTDVFTRGIGEATDIVSKEMYTFEDKAGRSITLRPEGTASVVRSALEHNLTANGAQAKLYYAGPMFRYERPQKGRMRQFWQIGIECLGSDGATADAEVITVLWRYFETLGIPAGSMRLLLNSMGDEQCRPAYRDSVAAFIRARSAELCDECVRRAESNPLRAFDCKKDGCRTVMADAPLLRDALCDACAAHYAEVKTHLNGLGIPYVEDSTLVRGLDYYTRTVFEIQVDAGLGSQNAIGGGGRYDRLMQEYGGPPTPGLGFALGFERTLLALEAAGVDIPAPPRADVFVARVDDSVLAEVFALAQRLRDAGIATELDHQGRSLKSQFKQADRLGARRVAVVGPDEIASGEFTLRDMESKQERRVALSEAVAAVTASLV from the coding sequence TTGAACGCTCAGGCCCCCAAGGGTACCGCCGACATGCTGCCCGCGGTGGCGCGGGCATGGGAGCACATGCAGCGCGTCGCCCAGGAGCTCTTCGCCCGCTACGGTTATGAGCCGGTCTATACGCCGCTCTTCGAGCACACCGACGTGTTCACCCGTGGCATCGGCGAGGCCACGGACATCGTCTCCAAGGAGATGTACACGTTCGAGGACAAGGCGGGCCGTTCGATCACGCTTCGCCCCGAGGGCACCGCGAGCGTGGTGCGCTCGGCCCTCGAGCACAATCTCACGGCCAATGGGGCGCAGGCCAAGCTCTACTACGCAGGCCCGATGTTCAGATACGAACGTCCTCAGAAGGGCCGCATGCGGCAGTTCTGGCAGATCGGCATCGAGTGTCTCGGCTCCGACGGAGCCACCGCGGACGCCGAGGTCATCACCGTCCTCTGGCGCTACTTCGAGACGCTGGGTATCCCTGCGGGAAGCATGCGTCTGCTGCTGAACTCGATGGGCGACGAACAGTGCCGGCCGGCGTACCGCGACTCGGTCGCCGCGTTCATCCGCGCCCGCTCGGCCGAGTTGTGTGACGAATGCGTGCGGCGTGCCGAGTCGAATCCCCTCCGGGCCTTCGACTGCAAGAAGGATGGTTGCCGGACGGTCATGGCCGACGCGCCGCTGCTCCGCGACGCGTTGTGCGACGCATGCGCCGCTCACTATGCCGAGGTCAAGACGCACCTGAACGGCCTTGGCATCCCATACGTCGAGGACTCCACGCTGGTGCGCGGCCTCGACTACTACACCCGCACGGTGTTCGAGATCCAGGTGGACGCGGGCCTCGGCTCGCAGAACGCGATCGGCGGCGGCGGACGCTACGACCGGCTGATGCAGGAGTACGGCGGTCCACCGACACCGGGTCTGGGGTTCGCGCTCGGCTTCGAGCGCACGCTGCTTGCGCTCGAAGCAGCCGGCGTGGACATCCCGGCGCCACCGAGAGCGGACGTGTTCGTGGCTCGTGTGGACGACAGCGTGCTGGCAGAGGTCTTCGCTCTCGCACAGCGCCTGCGTGACGCGGGCATCGCCACGGAGCTCGATCATCAGGGGCGCAGCCTGAAGTCGCAGTTCAAGCAGGCCGACCGACTCGGAGCGAGGCGTGTCGCGGTCGTGGGCCCCGACGAGATCGCGTCCGGGGAGTTCACGCTCCGCGACATGGAAAGCAAGCAGGAACGCCGCGTGGCGCTCTCGGAGGCCGTGGCCGCCGTGACCGCCTCGCTCGTCTAG
- a CDS encoding MBL fold metallo-hydrolase: MRAQRLTLGPLDTNCWLVDDGAGGPVLVVDPADDAAGILEALGSRGVAAVTLTHGHFDHLGAVREILDSTGAPLVVHEDDAASITTSAGNGGALFGFSETAPQADRTVRDGDVITAGELELRVIHTPGHTPGSICLYGAGILLSGDTLFAGSIGRTDFPGGDMAAMRRSIARLASLPDETRVCPGHGAETTIARERRVNPFFPRA, from the coding sequence GTGAGGGCGCAACGGCTGACCCTCGGTCCTCTCGACACCAACTGCTGGCTGGTCGACGACGGCGCCGGCGGTCCGGTGCTGGTGGTGGATCCGGCGGACGATGCCGCCGGGATCCTGGAAGCGCTCGGATCGCGCGGGGTGGCCGCCGTGACGCTCACGCATGGGCACTTCGACCACCTGGGCGCCGTCCGCGAGATCCTCGACTCCACGGGCGCACCGCTCGTGGTGCATGAGGACGATGCTGCGAGCATCACGACGAGCGCGGGTAACGGAGGAGCCCTGTTCGGCTTCTCGGAGACCGCTCCGCAGGCCGACCGGACCGTCCGGGACGGTGACGTCATCACTGCCGGGGAACTCGAGCTTCGCGTCATCCACACCCCGGGTCACACACCCGGCTCCATCTGCCTCTACGGTGCTGGCATCCTCTTGAGCGGCGACACCCTGTTCGCGGGCAGCATCGGGCGCACCGACTTCCCGGGAGGGGATATGGCGGCGATGCGTCGGTCTATCGCCCGGCTCGCCTCGCTACCCGACGAGACCCGCGTCTGCCCCGGTCACGGAGCGGAGACCACCATCGCGCGGGAGCGTCGCGTGAACCCGTTCTTCCCGCGTGCCTGA
- a CDS encoding RelA/SpoT family protein: MTLEGLEAQIRSYNPSADLRGIDDAYAFALEHHAGQMRRSGEPFISHPLEVAMILAGLNLDTATIEAAILHDVVEDSSVSLKEVRERFGEEVAVLVDGVTKLGRIKFSSLAEAQANNMRKMLIAMAKDIRVILIKLADRLHNMRTLAALPAEKQHQKAIETMEIYAPLAHRLGISSIKWELEDLAFYYLEPRKFQQIQKMVAESRTAREAYLHQVIDQLSSELEDIGISSEISGRPKHLYSIYQKMTHRGKDFSEIYDLIALRVIVESVKDVYGALGTVHSIWKPVPGRFKDYVAMPKFNMYQSLHTTVIGPAGRPLEIQIRTEEMHRTAEYGIAAHWRYKEGGRADEAFDERLAWLRQMLEWQTELKDPREFMEALKIDLFEDEVFVFTPKGDVVSLRRGSTPIDFAYAIHTEVGHHCVGAKVNGSIVTLEYELQMGDRVEILTNKNSWPSRDWLNIVRTSSARSKIRSHFSRASREDDLAKGKEELGKILRKQGMHVSASAVSKALDVVAKEMNLQQGDDLLAVIGGGKQSPKQVVTKLIKVLAKEGHTVAPPEPEPEIPVAPPRPSRRKSGTGVRVKGIDDVLVRLAHCCNPVPGDPIVGFVTRGRGVSVHREDCPNARELVAGSPERILDVEWDAAAKTTYQVEILIEALDRTRLLQDISIALADAGVNVLSAAISTDRQGVAYLRFLFELGSMDQLQKVLATVRGVDGVFDARRTMPEGGRRKGSEE, translated from the coding sequence GTGACGCTCGAGGGCCTGGAGGCCCAGATACGCTCGTACAATCCCTCGGCGGACCTGCGGGGGATCGACGACGCCTACGCCTTCGCGCTCGAGCACCACGCGGGACAGATGCGCAGGTCGGGGGAGCCGTTCATCAGCCATCCGCTCGAGGTCGCCATGATCCTCGCGGGACTCAACCTCGACACCGCCACCATCGAGGCGGCGATACTCCACGACGTCGTGGAGGACAGCTCGGTGAGCCTCAAGGAGGTGCGGGAGCGCTTCGGCGAAGAGGTCGCCGTCCTGGTCGACGGCGTCACCAAGCTCGGCCGGATCAAGTTCTCATCGCTTGCCGAGGCGCAGGCCAACAACATGCGCAAGATGCTGATCGCGATGGCCAAGGACATCCGCGTCATCCTGATCAAGCTGGCGGACCGGCTGCACAACATGCGCACGCTCGCCGCGCTTCCGGCCGAGAAGCAGCACCAGAAGGCGATCGAGACGATGGAGATCTACGCGCCGCTCGCGCACCGGCTCGGGATCTCGTCCATCAAGTGGGAGCTCGAGGATCTGGCGTTCTACTACCTTGAACCACGCAAGTTCCAGCAGATCCAGAAGATGGTGGCCGAGAGCCGCACGGCCCGCGAGGCGTATCTGCATCAGGTGATCGACCAGCTCTCGAGCGAGCTCGAGGACATCGGCATCTCGAGTGAGATATCCGGTCGGCCCAAGCACCTGTACAGCATCTATCAGAAGATGACCCACCGCGGTAAGGACTTCTCGGAGATCTACGACCTGATCGCGCTCCGCGTGATCGTGGAGTCGGTCAAGGACGTGTACGGAGCGCTCGGCACGGTCCACTCGATCTGGAAGCCGGTGCCCGGACGCTTCAAGGACTACGTGGCGATGCCCAAGTTCAACATGTACCAGTCGCTGCACACGACCGTCATCGGCCCGGCCGGGCGACCGCTCGAGATACAGATTCGCACCGAGGAGATGCACCGTACCGCAGAGTACGGGATCGCCGCGCACTGGCGCTATAAGGAAGGCGGGCGCGCCGACGAGGCGTTCGACGAGCGTCTCGCATGGCTGCGCCAGATGCTGGAGTGGCAGACCGAGCTCAAGGACCCGCGGGAGTTCATGGAGGCGCTGAAGATCGACCTCTTCGAGGACGAGGTCTTCGTCTTCACCCCCAAGGGGGACGTGGTCTCCCTCAGGCGCGGATCCACGCCGATCGACTTCGCGTACGCCATCCATACCGAGGTGGGCCACCACTGCGTGGGGGCGAAGGTGAACGGCTCGATAGTCACCCTCGAGTACGAGCTCCAGATGGGTGACCGCGTCGAGATCCTCACCAACAAGAACTCATGGCCGAGTCGCGACTGGCTCAACATCGTGCGGACGTCGTCCGCGCGCAGCAAGATCCGTAGCCATTTCTCGCGCGCGAGCCGCGAGGACGACCTCGCCAAGGGCAAGGAGGAGCTCGGGAAGATCCTTCGCAAGCAAGGGATGCACGTGAGCGCCAGCGCGGTCTCCAAGGCGCTCGATGTGGTCGCCAAGGAGATGAACCTGCAGCAAGGGGACGACCTTCTCGCGGTCATCGGCGGAGGAAAGCAAAGCCCCAAGCAGGTGGTCACCAAGCTCATCAAGGTCCTCGCGAAGGAGGGTCACACGGTCGCTCCGCCCGAGCCGGAGCCTGAGATCCCGGTAGCGCCGCCGCGTCCGTCGAGACGCAAGAGCGGCACGGGCGTCAGGGTGAAGGGGATCGACGACGTGCTGGTGCGTCTCGCTCACTGCTGTAACCCCGTCCCGGGAGATCCCATCGTGGGATTCGTCACCCGAGGTCGCGGGGTGTCGGTGCATCGCGAGGACTGCCCCAACGCCCGCGAGCTCGTTGCCGGGAGCCCCGAGCGGATACTGGATGTCGAGTGGGACGCTGCGGCCAAGACCACCTATCAGGTCGAGATCCTGATCGAGGCCCTCGATCGGACGCGGTTGCTCCAGGACATCTCCATCGCCCTGGCCGATGCCGGCGTCAACGTCCTGTCGGCCGCGATATCGACCGACAGGCAGGGTGTGGCGTATCTGCGCTTCCTGTTCGAGCTTGGCAGCATGGATCAGCTGCAGAAGGTGCTTGCCACGGTCCGTGGTGTTGACGGCGTCTTCGACGCCCGCCGGACCATGCCCGAGGGCGGTAGGCGGAAGGGGAGCGAGGAGTGA
- the recJ gene encoding single-stranded-DNA-specific exonuclease RecJ, which yields MTVTDTAACRRRWDVARPDADSARRLARETGLSVVTAGILLARGIAAADEARAFLTPSLERDWVATRDIPGLDAAAARVAAAVRARERIVVFGDFDLDGISAAATTALGLRMLGGCVEAMVPHRFTEGYGLTEPALTRLVAMGPEVVVTVDCGISSCAEVRALRDRGIDVVITDHHEPGEDVPVDVPVADPKLADDGPPVAGAGVALALVREVGLILADDEVWRSLTDLAMLGTVADIVPLVGANRALVAHGLQSVRHSPRPGIAGLATVAGVDTATLTSDQVAFALAPRLNAAGRMADPATALSLLLAEDIDEATELAHALDEYNRVRQATEADLLVAALAEAERTYRPGDRVLVVAGEGWHEGVRGIVASRLVSRYGVPALVFCIEDAVAQGSGRSVEGIDLYAALTAIGPMLTRFGGHEMAVGATLPATALDDLRDALRRRFAEVPDEVFVGRIDVDAEVPLDTLSRELAVEISALGPFGFANRCPLLASYGVFMNGRKRVGKGGDHLRFTAFDGVAAVPSIAFRCNDIETLADTESAVDLVYELELDEWRGVERIQLLVRDVRQREAGDRSAAAELVDDLFEHADEILARGDYAGIGDATSFHTKLAGVTFEGRQEVVARLEPGVPLRIERQPDNEYDSNACAVFDPLGDQVGFFNRRLAAALAPVLDAGVEYDVEVADITGGGEGESLGVNVLVTRRAVDAGPDEESLQAAADMRARLAGLSPVELDEELTRWLIGDRDLHQAQRDALAHLALGRSTLAVMATGRGKSLIFHLHAARLAIAQGSASVFVYPLRALVADQAFVLQERFASLGLSAAVVTGETGPAGRDEAFGALRDGSLDVVLTTPEFLDHHAGRFAASGRIGFVVIDEAHHVGLARSGHRPAYARLGGALATLGRPVVLAVTATAPDDVASIIRDDLGIEEVVLDPTTRENLAISDRRGTEDKLAYIAGIAARGEKVIVYVNSRETSVKLARQLRTRVPDLEHRAVFYNGGMTREARHAVERAFRDGDVTVVVATSAFGEGVNIADVRHVVLYHLPMGEVEFNQLCGRGGRDGQLATVHLVFGEKDARLNRMILESAAPPREDLGALYLVLKDLPTDDGWVEITNAELAELANKRRGRSRLNDKGVSTGIGVFRELGLVASEGAGAYRRLALLPAPEDKLDLADSVRYAEGIDEIRSFEEFRHRALEAAAEELLHAFDRPILPTRP from the coding sequence ATGACCGTCACCGATACCGCCGCATGCCGCCGTCGCTGGGATGTCGCGCGCCCGGACGCCGACAGCGCCAGGCGCCTTGCGCGCGAGACAGGGCTCTCCGTGGTGACGGCGGGCATCCTGTTGGCGCGCGGTATCGCCGCCGCGGATGAAGCGCGGGCCTTTCTCACGCCGTCGCTCGAGCGCGACTGGGTGGCCACCCGGGATATCCCCGGCCTCGATGCTGCCGCCGCACGGGTGGCGGCGGCGGTGCGCGCCCGCGAGAGGATCGTCGTCTTCGGCGATTTCGACCTTGACGGCATCTCCGCCGCAGCGACCACCGCGCTGGGGCTCCGCATGCTGGGAGGGTGCGTGGAGGCGATGGTGCCCCACCGCTTCACCGAGGGATACGGCCTGACCGAGCCGGCGCTCACCAGGCTCGTCGCCATGGGTCCCGAGGTCGTGGTGACCGTCGACTGTGGCATCTCGAGCTGCGCCGAGGTCCGCGCGCTGCGCGACCGTGGCATCGATGTGGTCATCACGGACCACCATGAGCCCGGTGAGGACGTGCCCGTCGATGTGCCCGTCGCCGACCCCAAGTTGGCGGACGATGGTCCGCCGGTCGCCGGTGCGGGTGTCGCGCTTGCGCTGGTGAGGGAGGTCGGCCTGATCCTCGCCGACGACGAGGTGTGGCGATCGCTCACCGATCTCGCGATGCTGGGCACGGTGGCGGACATCGTTCCGCTCGTCGGGGCCAACCGGGCTCTCGTGGCCCACGGGCTGCAGTCGGTGCGGCACTCGCCCAGGCCGGGTATCGCGGGACTCGCGACGGTCGCCGGCGTGGATACCGCGACGTTGACGTCCGACCAGGTCGCATTCGCGCTGGCCCCCCGGCTGAACGCGGCGGGCCGCATGGCCGACCCGGCGACTGCGCTGTCGCTTCTGCTGGCGGAAGACATCGACGAGGCCACCGAGCTCGCACACGCGCTCGACGAGTACAACCGCGTGCGGCAGGCGACGGAGGCGGACCTACTGGTCGCGGCGCTCGCGGAGGCCGAAAGGACATACAGACCCGGCGACAGGGTACTGGTGGTTGCGGGTGAGGGTTGGCACGAGGGGGTCAGGGGCATCGTCGCCTCGAGGCTGGTTTCGCGCTACGGCGTGCCGGCGCTCGTCTTCTGCATAGAGGACGCGGTCGCCCAGGGGTCCGGCCGCAGCGTCGAGGGCATCGATCTGTATGCCGCTCTCACGGCGATCGGACCGATGCTCACGCGGTTCGGAGGACACGAGATGGCCGTGGGGGCGACGCTCCCGGCAACGGCGCTCGACGACCTCCGGGACGCGCTGCGCAGGCGCTTCGCCGAGGTGCCGGATGAGGTGTTCGTCGGCCGGATCGATGTGGACGCCGAGGTCCCGCTCGATACGCTTTCACGTGAGCTGGCGGTGGAGATATCCGCGCTCGGCCCGTTCGGCTTCGCCAACCGGTGCCCGCTGCTGGCCTCCTACGGGGTGTTCATGAACGGGCGCAAACGGGTGGGGAAGGGTGGCGACCACCTGCGATTCACCGCGTTCGACGGCGTGGCTGCGGTGCCGTCGATCGCCTTCAGGTGCAACGACATCGAGACGCTCGCGGACACCGAGTCCGCGGTCGATCTCGTCTATGAGCTGGAGCTGGATGAATGGCGGGGCGTCGAACGTATCCAGCTCCTGGTCCGGGACGTCAGGCAGCGTGAAGCCGGTGACCGGTCAGCGGCGGCGGAGCTTGTCGACGACCTGTTCGAACACGCCGACGAGATCCTGGCCCGTGGCGACTACGCCGGCATCGGCGATGCGACGAGTTTCCATACCAAGCTCGCCGGCGTGACCTTCGAGGGACGTCAGGAGGTCGTGGCCCGTCTGGAGCCCGGCGTCCCGCTCCGCATCGAACGTCAACCGGACAACGAGTACGACTCCAACGCGTGTGCGGTGTTCGACCCCCTCGGCGATCAGGTGGGCTTCTTCAACCGCAGGCTGGCGGCGGCACTCGCGCCGGTGCTCGATGCAGGTGTCGAGTACGACGTCGAAGTGGCCGACATCACCGGCGGCGGCGAGGGCGAAAGCCTGGGTGTGAACGTGCTCGTTACCCGTCGTGCGGTCGATGCGGGTCCGGACGAAGAGTCGTTGCAGGCGGCCGCCGATATGCGGGCGCGCCTTGCGGGTCTGAGCCCGGTGGAGCTCGACGAGGAGCTCACCCGTTGGCTGATCGGCGACCGCGACCTTCACCAGGCACAGCGCGATGCGCTTGCCCATCTTGCTCTGGGTCGATCCACGCTTGCCGTGATGGCCACCGGCCGGGGCAAGTCGCTGATCTTCCATCTGCACGCCGCCCGCCTGGCGATCGCGCAGGGTTCGGCGTCGGTGTTCGTCTATCCCTTGAGGGCGCTCGTGGCGGATCAGGCCTTCGTGCTCCAGGAGCGGTTCGCTTCCCTCGGCCTGTCCGCGGCGGTCGTGACGGGCGAAACGGGCCCGGCGGGACGCGACGAGGCCTTCGGCGCACTTCGTGACGGCTCCCTCGATGTGGTGCTCACCACGCCCGAGTTCCTCGATCATCATGCCGGACGGTTCGCCGCCTCCGGGCGTATCGGGTTCGTCGTGATCGACGAGGCGCACCACGTGGGTCTGGCGCGCTCCGGGCACCGTCCCGCGTACGCGCGGCTCGGCGGGGCGCTCGCCACTCTGGGGAGGCCGGTGGTCCTCGCGGTGACCGCCACCGCACCGGACGACGTGGCGTCGATCATCAGGGACGACCTGGGTATCGAGGAGGTCGTGCTCGACCCCACGACACGCGAGAACCTCGCGATCTCCGACAGGCGCGGCACGGAAGACAAGCTCGCGTACATCGCGGGGATCGCCGCCAGGGGCGAGAAGGTCATCGTCTACGTGAACAGCCGGGAGACGTCGGTCAAGCTCGCACGGCAGCTGCGCACACGCGTACCGGACCTGGAGCATCGCGCGGTCTTCTACAACGGCGGCATGACACGCGAGGCGCGTCACGCCGTGGAGCGGGCGTTCCGGGACGGTGACGTCACTGTGGTGGTGGCCACGAGCGCCTTCGGCGAGGGAGTGAACATCGCCGACGTGCGTCACGTGGTCCTCTATCACCTGCCGATGGGCGAGGTCGAGTTCAACCAGCTCTGCGGGCGCGGCGGCAGGGACGGCCAGCTGGCAACGGTCCATCTCGTCTTCGGCGAGAAGGACGCGCGACTCAACCGGATGATCCTCGAGTCAGCCGCGCCGCCCAGGGAGGACCTCGGCGCGCTGTACCTCGTACTGAAGGACCTGCCCACCGATGACGGGTGGGTGGAGATCACCAATGCCGAGCTTGCCGAGCTCGCCAACAAGCGGCGCGGCCGGTCCCGCCTCAACGACAAGGGCGTGTCGACCGGCATCGGTGTCTTCCGGGAGCTGGGCCTCGTGGCGAGCGAGGGGGCGGGCGCGTACAGGCGTCTGGCGCTGCTGCCGGCGCCCGAAGACAAACTCGATCTCGCGGATTCGGTACGATACGCGGAGGGGATCGACGAGATCCGGAGTTTCGAGGAGTTCAGGCACCGGGCCCTCGAGGCCGCGGCGGAAGAGTTGCTGCACGCGTTCGACCGTCCTATCCTGCCCACACGACCCTGA
- the secF gene encoding protein translocase subunit SecF has translation MAKTRIDFMGKKKYFFALSGALVAISIAALLIRGLTFGIDFQGGTTMTLSGAEGVTTEDVRAALEEAGVPDTSNATIQPTDDGGFIVRTAESDTARAQEAFSAVSETLGLPAQDANVTTIGPGWGDNVTEASLVALAVSIVAILIYISLRFEYKMSLTAVLALLHDTTIVLGVYAISGREVTPNTIAAVLTILGYSLYDTIVVFHRIRENATGLTKMSFMEMTNESINQVLMRWVNTGLIQVIPVFALFFFGGETLRDFAFAMAVGLLAAAYSTIGLASPLYAVWKEREPKFQALKRKYAAHAAK, from the coding sequence GTGGCTAAGACACGCATCGATTTCATGGGAAAGAAGAAGTACTTCTTCGCGCTGTCGGGCGCCCTTGTCGCGATCAGCATCGCCGCTCTCCTCATCAGGGGCTTGACGTTCGGCATCGACTTCCAGGGTGGGACCACGATGACGCTCTCGGGCGCCGAGGGGGTCACCACGGAGGACGTGCGTGCCGCGCTCGAGGAAGCAGGCGTTCCGGATACCTCCAACGCCACCATCCAGCCCACCGATGACGGCGGTTTCATCGTGCGGACCGCGGAGTCCGATACGGCACGGGCCCAGGAGGCGTTCTCGGCGGTAAGCGAGACGCTCGGCCTTCCCGCGCAGGACGCGAACGTCACGACCATCGGACCCGGTTGGGGCGACAACGTGACCGAGGCGTCGCTGGTGGCGCTCGCCGTTTCCATCGTCGCCATCCTCATCTACATCTCGCTCCGGTTCGAGTACAAGATGTCGCTCACCGCGGTGCTGGCGCTGCTGCACGACACCACGATCGTGCTCGGTGTGTATGCCATCTCCGGACGTGAGGTGACGCCCAACACGATCGCCGCGGTGCTCACGATCCTCGGCTACTCGCTGTACGACACGATCGTGGTCTTCCACCGCATCCGTGAGAACGCCACCGGGCTCACGAAGATGAGCTTCATGGAGATGACGAACGAGTCGATCAACCAGGTGCTCATGCGCTGGGTGAACACCGGCCTCATCCAGGTGATCCCCGTGTTCGCGCTCTTCTTCTTCGGCGGGGAGACGCTGCGCGACTTCGCGTTTGCGATGGCGGTGGGCCTGCTGGCGGCCGCCTACTCCACGATCGGGTTGGCCAGCCCGCTCTATGCGGTCTGGAAGGAGCGCGAGCCGAAGTTCCAGGCGCTCAAGCGCAAGTACGCGGCGCATGCGGCCAAGTAG
- the secD gene encoding protein translocase subunit SecD: protein MKLKPTNAWALIALALLLAVSVWSFWPLEEKITQGLDIKGGLSVTLTASPLGAEELTEETMSRVETILIERVNGFGVSEASVQRQGQRSFLVQLPGVQNAQDALRLLGEPGKLEFVDLTSVTDTATLDLIAQQLEAEYSGEETTLPQLDPEGYEPFMTGEVVTDARVTTDEYGNPAVSISMSGEGADVWGDVTTRLSATRGQILIALDGRAKSAPAVQTPILDGDTLITGSFTVDEAKGLAAILQSGAMPAEVAIDESRLVGPTLGKESLDQGLLAGLVGLALVAAFMVAYYRGLGLVSIVALVAYALLMLGSLGILSRMNAFALTLPGIAGLILGIGVAVDTSILIFERLKEEIEAGKTHRSAAKSAVRHAIGTSIDADIVTLVSAIALYALAIGPVRGFAFTLILGIAIDLVAALLFTGPIVRMLAEGTMSKAPAFWGVKGGGTRG from the coding sequence ATGAAGCTGAAGCCAACGAACGCCTGGGCCCTGATTGCGTTGGCCCTGTTGCTCGCCGTCTCGGTGTGGTCCTTCTGGCCGCTCGAGGAGAAGATAACGCAGGGTCTGGACATCAAGGGCGGCCTCTCGGTCACGCTCACGGCGTCACCACTGGGCGCTGAGGAACTGACCGAGGAAACGATGAGCCGGGTGGAGACGATCCTGATCGAGCGCGTGAACGGGTTCGGAGTGAGCGAAGCCAGCGTGCAGCGCCAGGGGCAGCGGTCCTTCCTCGTGCAACTTCCCGGCGTGCAGAACGCACAGGACGCGCTCAGGTTGCTGGGCGAGCCCGGCAAGCTGGAGTTCGTGGATCTGACCAGCGTCACCGATACCGCCACGCTCGACCTGATCGCACAGCAGCTGGAGGCCGAATACTCGGGCGAGGAGACGACGCTCCCGCAGCTCGATCCCGAGGGGTACGAACCGTTCATGACGGGCGAGGTCGTGACCGATGCCCGTGTCACCACCGACGAGTACGGCAATCCCGCCGTGTCTATCTCCATGAGCGGCGAGGGTGCCGACGTATGGGGTGATGTGACGACACGCCTGTCGGCCACCCGTGGTCAGATCCTGATCGCGCTGGACGGCCGGGCGAAATCAGCCCCCGCGGTCCAGACGCCGATCCTCGACGGCGACACGCTCATCACCGGCAGTTTCACCGTGGACGAGGCCAAGGGCCTTGCGGCGATCCTGCAGTCGGGAGCCATGCCCGCCGAGGTGGCGATAGATGAATCGCGACTCGTGGGCCCGACCCTCGGCAAGGAATCGCTCGACCAGGGGCTGCTGGCGGGTCTCGTAGGACTCGCACTGGTGGCGGCGTTCATGGTCGCCTACTACCGTGGCCTGGGTCTCGTGAGCATCGTGGCGCTCGTGGCGTACGCGCTCCTTATGCTCGGCTCGCTCGGCATCCTCTCACGAATGAACGCCTTCGCTCTCACCCTTCCGGGCATCGCCGGTCTGATCCTGGGCATCGGTGTGGCCGTCGACACGTCGATTCTCATATTCGAGCGCCTCAAGGAGGAGATCGAGGCCGGCAAGACGCACCGCAGCGCAGCGAAGTCGGCTGTGCGGCATGCGATCGGTACGAGCATCGACGCCGACATCGTGACCCTCGTATCGGCCATCGCGCTCTACGCCCTCGCGATCGGTCCGGTGCGCGGCTTCGCGTTCACCCTGATACTGGGCATCGCGATCGACCTTGTGGCTGCGCTCCTGTTCACCGGTCCGATCGTCCGCATGCTTGCCGAGGGGACGATGTCGAAAGCGCCTGCTTTCTGGGGAGTGAAAGGGGGCGGTACCCGTGGCTAA
- the yajC gene encoding preprotein translocase subunit YajC: MEQYGQLLSLVVIFGAFYLLMIRPQQKRQKEHAALVASLAEGDRVVTMGGLYGTVRTIDGDRVGLEVAPGVVIEFARSAVASRLEV, translated from the coding sequence ATGGAACAGTACGGTCAGCTGCTTTCTCTCGTCGTCATCTTCGGGGCGTTCTACCTGTTGATGATCCGTCCGCAACAGAAGCGCCAGAAGGAGCATGCCGCTCTTGTAGCGTCGCTTGCCGAGGGTGACCGGGTCGTCACGATGGGCGGGTTGTACGGCACGGTGCGCACCATCGACGGTGACAGGGTAGGTCTTGAGGTCGCCCCCGGCGTGGTGATCGAGTTCGCCCGGTCCGCAGTGGCGTCACGTCTCGAGGTATAG